TGTTCGCAAATCATGTGAAATATCCGCAACCATCTGGGTTCGTTTTTGCTCATACAGTCGATTTTTCTCACGGGCATCCAACAAGGAAGTCTGCATCTGATTGAACCCTTTGGTCAATTCCTCAAATTCCTTATCCCCCTGATAGGTCAAAGGCACTGTATAATCTCCCTGCTGGATACGGTCTACACCGCTGTGCAATTCATCCAAAGGACGCATGACCACACCTAGAAGACGACGAGTAAAGAAGAAATTAAGCACCACTATGATGACAATACCTGCCCCACCAACCAAGAAAAGTTGCAATAGAAAGGCTTGAAAATCTTGGCTGTCCTGTTGCTCCTCTAAATCTTCTAGAATGGCATACAAATAATATATTTGACCGTTTGCTGCAATCTTTCGACTAATGACAACTTCACCATCAGCATAGGAAGTACGGGTCGTAGATGAAACGGTCACTTCTGACAACTCATCAGCATCATCAGTAAGGTTTGAAAATAAAATCTCTCCATTACTTTCTACATACAGTTGGGCTCCATTTAAAGATAACGCATCTGCTAAACTTGCAAAATCTGTACCCGTAAACTTCTCTAGACTTTGTTGACTTGCTGCTGTCTTCTGACTGGTGGACTGCCAAGTCCCTTGGTTACGGTAAATACTATTCACCACATAGACACTGACGCCCAGCATAGCTATCAATGACAGGACCAGCATCATCATATTCAAGCGAAATATTCGTTTCTGTAAATTCATTCTTCTTCTCTTCTAGTCAATTTTTCCACATTATAAGCAAATTTACAGAATTTGTAAAGTTTAGAAACTTATATAACTAAAAAAGCCTAGCAAAACTAGACTTTCATAGATTTCTTAATACCAACCATTTGCCAACCAGAAGGCTTTAGCAGCTGACCATGAACCGTAGCGCTCTGCTACATAGGAATCTGCCACACGCTCTTGGTTTTCTGGTGAGTAATCACCATTCAAGTAAGTATTGGTTAATTGGTAGCGACCGATATAGATACCATTACGCGCATCGTAGCTACCGCTTGATTCCTTCATGGCAATCCATTCTTTTGCCGCTGCATCTTCAGCACTCAAGTTTGAAGTATATGAACTCGTGGTAGTGGTTGTCACTTCACTTGTTGTAACTGTTTCAGCTGCTGGAGCTTGCTCCACTGGTTTTTCTTCTGTAGCAGTAGAAGCTGTTTCACCAACTTCAATAGCCTGTCCAACATGGATTAGATTTGGATTGGAAATTTTATTTTGTTCTGCCAATTTCTCTACACTTGTATTGTATTTTGAGGCGATTGCTGATAAGGTATCACCAGATTGTACAGTATAGGTTTCCGCGCTAACAACACCAGCAGTCAATAAGGTTGCCCCTGCTACCAAGCCAGCGATTGTTGTTTTCAAGTTTTTCTTCAATGTAATATTCATAATAGTCACATTCCTTTCTCTTATGTATCTATCATACCCTCTGACTATTACTCTCACTTTGTAAATCTATTACAAATATTACAATGACATTGTGTTTACACTATAAAAGGTCTATTTTCGGGATTTTGGGACCCTTTTTATCAACATCATTTACAACATACTTTACAGAAATCCCTATCTTTTTGACAGTAGCTGTAAATAAAAAGGTCACAGTGGACCTTCTTTATCATGGGCACGGAAGTGAGAAAACAAATGAATGCCTAGGCTAAACCTAGACATCTCATTCATATCAATACCAACCATTTGCCAACCAAAACTGATAGGCTGCTGACCATGAACCATAGCGTTGCAGTACATACTCATCTGCTACACGCTCTTGGTTTTCTGGTGAATGATCACCATTCAAATAAGCATTACTCAATTGGTACCGTCCAATGTAAATACCATTAGTAACTGTATAGCTACCACCTGATTCTTTTTGAGCAATCCATTCTTTAGCAGTTGCATCGTCAACTGCTGCACCAGTTGAAACCGTAGCTACTTGAACCTGAGCTTGAGGAGTTGAAGTAACTTCAATTATGGATTCTTCCCTAGAGCTATCATAATATGTTTCGGTAACATCTGCCTGCTCAACATCTTTCGTCTCATCTACTGATGTTGATGTTGTTACATCTGAGGATTCAATAATTTGCGGTTCTTCAGAGGTAATTTCTATGACTTCTACTTGTAGCGGTTGAGAGTCTGTTTCCGATTTTAACAATTTATCGTATCCTAACTCAAAAACAGGACTGACAGCAACGTATTCTGTTGTAGACCCAGATCCACTACCAATCTTACTTATAGCATTGACCACATTATAGGGCGCATTTGACACCGCTCTTACAAGCTTGGTATAAGAATAGTTCCCTGTCAACATCAGTCCACATAAAACAAGAACTGAAATAACAATAACCCCTGCTATACCTTTGATAAACTTACTTATAAAACTCTTTTTCATCAAAAAGAACTATCCTCTATCTATTTATCATAACTATTCCTATCTTACTACCATTGTATTACTTTTTATTTAAAAAAATATTACAATTTGGTAAAACGCTTACTATTTTAAGAATTTTTAAATAAATATAGAGTTCCTGCCAAGACAATCATAATCAGAATAGCTAGGCTATCCATCTTCTTCCAAGCTAAAATACGGTACTTGGTCCGACCTTCTCCACCTTGATACCCACGCGCCTCCATTGCCGTTGCCAGAGCATCAGCCCTTTTAAAGCTTGATGCAAATAACGGAATTAAAATTGGAATAAGGGATTTTACCTTCTGAATAAGATTACCTTCATTAAAGTCCACTCCACGCGCCCTCTGCGCATTCATAATACGAGTAGTATCATCCATCAAAGTAGGCACAAAACGCAGGCTCATAGACAGCATCAGTCCAATCTCATGCACAGGAACCTTAAATCGCTTTAAGGGTGCCAGACCTGATTCAATACCATCTGCTAAACTGAGCGGTGTTGTCGTCAGGGTTAATAGGGTTGAAAAGAAAATAATCAAAACAAAGCGAACAAAAATAATTCCTGCTTGTTGCAAACTCTCTGAAGATACTTTAAAAATCCAAAACTCCCACAGAATTGTCACCCCGGGTGTAAAGAAAACCTGGAAAAAGGTTGTAAAGAGAATAATCCCAATCATTGGTTTTAAACCATTGATAAAGAAAGACAAACGGATACGTGATAAAACAACCAAGCCTAATACAAAACCAATCAATAACGCATTTGTTACCAGATTATTGGCCCAGAAAATCATTAAGAGAAAGCCAAACATGGCTAAGAGTTTACTTCTCGGATCCAAGCGATGAAGAATGGAATTCCCTGGAATATAGCGACCCAAAATCAATTTATCCATGCGTCACCATCCCTGTAAATTCTTCGATCGTAATCGGAAGACGTTCAAATACAAAACCTCTTCTCTCCAGATTAGCCGCAAACTTTGTAATCTTAGGCACTCCCAGTTGAATACTCTCCAAAAAATCAACCTCTTGAAAAATATCTGTTGGTTTACCAGAACCAATCAACTTTCCTTTCTCCATAATATAAACAAAATCAGCGTAATTAGCCACATCATCCATCAAATGAGTGACCAAAACAATGGTCATCCCAGACATATGAAGGGTCTTGAAAATAGACATTAATTCTTGACGACCAGCAGGATCCAGACCAGCTGTTGGCTCATCCAAGACCAAAACGCTTGGCTCCATGGCTAGGATACCGGCAATAGCTACCCGACGCATTTGACCACCTGATAACTCAAAGGGACTACGTTCAAACAAGCTCTCATCAATTCCAACCAAGGCCAGCTTTTCACGAGCAATCTGCTCAGCCTCTTTCTGAGAAACTCCAAAATTTTGCGGACCAAAAGCAACATCTTTTAAGACTGTTTCATCAAAGACTTGGCTTTCAGGAAATTGGAAAACAAGGCCAACTTTCTTCCTTACTTGCTTAATATCCTTATTTTCTGACGTCGCTGTAATCACAAAGTCATCAATAACCACTCTTCCCTCTGTCGGCACATTTAATCCATTCAAGAGTTGTAAAATCGTTGATTTCCCCGAACCCGTATGCCCAATAAGCGCCGTATAAGAGCCGTCAACAATCTCCAAATCCACACCAAATAGCGCACGTCCCTCAAAAGGCGTATCAGCTTGATAGGTGTAGCTTACTTCTTGGAGAGCAATTCCCATAAAGTTTCCTCTAATTCTTCCTCTGTAAAATAGCGAAGCGGTAAATCAAATCCAGCCTGACGCAAAGATGTAGCCAGTTCTGTCGTGAAAGGTTTATCTAAATCCAAGTCTGCTAAATCCTCCCGCATAAAAAGCTCCGTCGGAGTGCTGACTGACTCAACCTGACCTCGTTTCATCACAATAACACGATCACTTAAAGCCACCTCATCTAAATCATGCGTGATAGAGATAACCGTCATCCCATGCCGATCCTTAATCTCCTGAACAATTTTAATCAAATCAAGACGACCTTCTGGATCCAGCATGGATGTAGCCTCATCCAAAATGATAATTTTAGGACGCAAGGCCACCACTCCAGCAATAGCTACCCGTTGCTTCTGACCACCAGATAAACGAGCAGGCTCACGGGTTTTAAAATCAGCCATTCCAACCAATTCCAAGGCTTCATCTACCCGTTTCCGCATCTCTTCCAAGGCTATTCCTTGGTTTTCCAAACCAAAAGCAACATCATCTTCAACTGTAGCACCTACAAATTGATTGTCTGGATTTTGAAATACCATACCAATCAGGCGACGCTTATCCCAGACATTATCAACCGTTAGGACATCACCATCAATGATAATATCTCCAGACTCAGCTTCCAATAATCCATCAATCAAACGAACAGTTGTTGATTTCCCTGAACCATTATGACCGATGATGGACAACCATTCACCCTGTTTCACGTGAAACGAAACATCGTTTAAGGTATAATCCTCATCATCTTGACTATATTTATACTTAAGATTTTTTACTTCAATAATATTTGTCATCACTTAAACGTATCTTTGAATAAGAAAGATGCACCCTTGAAATAGTCATAACCTGAATAAAGGGTAAAGAAAAGTGCAATATAAAGCGTAATCTGACCCAACAAACTCCAATGCAAGAGCAGAAAAATCACCGCAAACATCTGGGAGAATGTCTTAATTTTACCTGGCATAGCTGCTGCCAAGACTGTTCCACCATTTTCAACCAAGAGCAAACGAAGACCTGTCACTGCCAATTCACGACAGATAATAATGGCTACCACCCATGCTGGAGCAAAACCAAGTTCCACCAACATAATGAAGGCAGACATAACCAAAATCTTATCAGCCATCGGATCTGCAAACTTACCAAAGTTTGTCACTACCTGCCACTTACGAGCCAAATAACCATCCAGATAATCCGTAATACTTGCTAGGGCAAAAATGACTGCCGCTAAAATATGGCTAATAGCTGACTGCCAGACAGTAAGAAGAAGGATAAAGATTGGAATAATCAAAATCCGTCCGACTGTCAAAGCGTTTGGAATATTTTCTTTTTTCATTGTGTTTCCTTTTTATTCAAATACTAGTCCAATAGAACCTGTATCACTCGTTAATGCTTTCGTATCCAATTGTTGACCGGCGATAGTAATATCTACCCCTTTCACTACACCTAAAACAAGATAGGCTTCGCTGGTGCCTTCTGGCAGACTAGTCGTAACCGTCGGATTTTCAGGAGAAAGTACCACTCCCTCTGCCAACTCTGTTCCGGATAAACTAATCCAGCTAGTAGCATCTTTAACCGAAAGGGTAACTTCTACTGGATAAACAGTTTCTGTAACAGTCGCTACAATGTAATCTCCACTACCTGAAATGCTAATATTCTTAGCAGAAATGCTACTTGACGAAGTTGTGGACTGCTCTGGTGTGCTTG
The nucleotide sequence above comes from Streptococcus sp. 29887. Encoded proteins:
- a CDS encoding LysM peptidoglycan-binding domain-containing protein: MNITLKKNLKTTIAGLVAGATLLTAGVVSAETYTVQSGDTLSAIASKYNTSVEKLAEQNKISNPNLIHVGQAIEVGETASTATEEKPVEQAPAAETVTTSEVTTTTTSSYTSNLSAEDAAAKEWIAMKESSGSYDARNGIYIGRYQLTNTYLNGDYSPENQERVADSYVAERYGSWSAAKAFWLANGWY
- the pgsA gene encoding CDP-diacylglycerol--glycerol-3-phosphate 3-phosphatidyltransferase translates to MKKENIPNALTVGRILIIPIFILLLTVWQSAISHILAAVIFALASITDYLDGYLARKWQVVTNFGKFADPMADKILVMSAFIMLVELGFAPAWVVAIIICRELAVTGLRLLLVENGGTVLAAAMPGKIKTFSQMFAVIFLLLHWSLLGQITLYIALFFTLYSGYDYFKGASFLFKDTFK
- a CDS encoding energy-coupling factor transporter ATPase, which encodes MGIALQEVSYTYQADTPFEGRALFGVDLEIVDGSYTALIGHTGSGKSTILQLLNGLNVPTEGRVVIDDFVITATSENKDIKQVRKKVGLVFQFPESQVFDETVLKDVAFGPQNFGVSQKEAEQIAREKLALVGIDESLFERSPFELSGGQMRRVAIAGILAMEPSVLVLDEPTAGLDPAGRQELMSIFKTLHMSGMTIVLVTHLMDDVANYADFVYIMEKGKLIGSGKPTDIFQEVDFLESIQLGVPKITKFAANLERRGFVFERLPITIEEFTGMVTHG
- a CDS encoding energy-coupling factor transporter transmembrane component T family protein — its product is MDKLILGRYIPGNSILHRLDPRSKLLAMFGFLLMIFWANNLVTNALLIGFVLGLVVLSRIRLSFFINGLKPMIGIILFTTFFQVFFTPGVTILWEFWIFKVSSESLQQAGIIFVRFVLIIFFSTLLTLTTTPLSLADGIESGLAPLKRFKVPVHEIGLMLSMSLRFVPTLMDDTTRIMNAQRARGVDFNEGNLIQKVKSLIPILIPLFASSFKRADALATAMEARGYQGGEGRTKYRILAWKKMDSLAILIMIVLAGTLYLFKNS
- a CDS encoding energy-coupling factor ABC transporter ATP-binding protein; the encoded protein is MTNIIEVKNLKYKYSQDDEDYTLNDVSFHVKQGEWLSIIGHNGSGKSTTVRLIDGLLEAESGDIIIDGDVLTVDNVWDKRRLIGMVFQNPDNQFVGATVEDDVAFGLENQGIALEEMRKRVDEALELVGMADFKTREPARLSGGQKQRVAIAGVVALRPKIIILDEATSMLDPEGRLDLIKIVQEIKDRHGMTVISITHDLDEVALSDRVIVMKRGQVESVSTPTELFMREDLADLDLDKPFTTELATSLRQAGFDLPLRYFTEEELEETLWELLSKK
- a CDS encoding ATP-binding protein; amino-acid sequence: MNLQKRIFRLNMMMLVLSLIAMLGVSVYVVNSIYRNQGTWQSTSQKTAASQQSLEKFTGTDFASLADALSLNGAQLYVESNGEILFSNLTDDADELSEVTVSSTTRTSYADGEVVISRKIAANGQIYYLYAILEDLEEQQDSQDFQAFLLQLFLVGGAGIVIIVVLNFFFTRRLLGVVMRPLDELHSGVDRIQQGDYTVPLTYQGDKEFEELTKGFNQMQTSLLDAREKNRLYEQKRTQMVADISHDLRTPLTSIKGYSKGILDGIANTEEKRNQYLTVIYQKSQVMEKLLEKLFAFSQLQTDKMPFDNVQLDLSPFLQEYVREKTAELVDEGVQFQLDLSEHLPVEIDPTQFRRILDNLVDNARKYAAVSPLQINLAGHIQGQEVVWTFTDNGKGLEKNKLNLIFEEFYREDDTRQQVEGHGLGLAIVKNIIERLGGRVSVEATPGLRFTFRLPRKDMT